The following nucleotide sequence is from Desulfovibrio aminophilus DSM 12254.
GGGTGGCGCCGGGCGGCTCGAAGCGGGCGTCCACGCCGGGCTTGTCGCCCCGGGCGTCCACGCGCAGCCAGCCCGCGCCGGGCAGGAGCAGGGCGTTCAGGCCGTGCAGGCCCAGGGGACCGTTCGGCCCGCCCAGGCGCAGGCGCTGGTAGCAGAGCCCGGCCGGGATGCCGTCGGCCCGCAGGAGCGCGGCCAGGAGATGGCTCTTGGCGTAGCACAGGCCCGTGCGCGCGGCCAAAACCTCCGAGGCCCGGCAGGTCACGGGCCCGTCCAGCCCGGCGTCCAGGGTGTGGCTCACCTCGTCGCGCACGAACTCGAAACAGCGCACGGCCGTGGCCGCGAGCCCGCCGCCGGACAGCTTCCGGGCCAGGGCCGCCACTTCGGGATGGTCCAGATCCACCACCTCGGAACCCGCCAGATACGGGGCCAAACCCCGCTTCGAAACTTCGTTGAACACCACTCCCCCGCCTTCGCCCGGCTTCGCCGGATTATGGAACGGCCAAGAGTCTCTCGCCGTTCCCTCCCCCTGTAAAGGCCCCTTCGAGGCTTCACGGAGCGGCCAAGAGGCCCCCGGCTTCCCGGCTTCGCCGGTTCATAAAACGGCCAAGAGGCTCCCGCCTTTTTGCCTTTCTGAAACGGGCCGAAGGCCCCCGGCTTCGCCGGTTCATGGAACAGCCAAGAAGCTTCCGGTTTTTCGCCTTTCTGAAACCCCCCGAAGAGGGCGAAGGGGGCGAAGGGGGGCCGGCGCTCAAAAGCCGAGCCGACAAGGCGCAAACGAAGGCCGGGCCCGACGCGTAGCAAGCCTACGCGAGGGTCCGGCCTTCGCGCGGCAACGCGGTCGGCGCGAGCTTTTCAGCGCCAGATCAGGCCAGGGCGGGGGAACCGACGATAATCTCGCCGTCCTCGTAGCGGAAGTGGACGTTCTCGTATTCCTGGTCCACGAAGAGGTAGGCCGGGCCGATGCTGATCTCGACCCCGGGCATGACCCTGCCGGGCGCGATGACGCGGCAGGAATCCAGGCGTTCGCCCGCGGTGATGCGTTCCCAAATGCGCTTGCGGGCGTCCTCGTAGGTTCTCATGCGGACCCGGCAGTCCTCCATGAGCGGGGCGTATTCCTCGGCCGCGGCCTTGCCCCGGCCCGCCTGCATCTCGTACTGGCGGAGCCGTTCGGCCAGGGCGCGCAGGCTGTAGATCACCAGCCGGTCCTTGTAGAGCAGGCGGGGGTTGTAGCCGAGCACGAGCTGGGTCTCCACCTCGCCCGGCCCGCCCAGGCCGCCCTCCACGCAGACGAAATCGTGGCAGAAGGCCGTACCGCCCATGAACCGGCCGCGCACGTGCAGCCTGCGCCCGGCGTAGAGACGGCTGTGCAGGCAGTGGGCGTCGATGAGCACGTTCAGGCCCGCGTGGACCAGGGCCCGTTCGCACCAGTTCAGCTTGACGGTCTTGCCCGCGTCCAGGAAGCCCTTGCCGCCGCCCTTGACCCCGCCCTCGCAGACGATGGATTCCAGGGCCGTGACCGTGCCCGCGTCCACGTTGCCGCGCACGAGCACGTTCTTGGCCTGGACCTTGAAGCCCGGCATGACCGAGCCGTGGACCACCATGTTGGAGACGAAGGAGACGTTGCCGGTGGAGAAGTCCACGTCCTGGCGCACGTTGAGGAGCTTCTTCACCCGGATGAGCCCGGCGTCGTAGAAGACGTAGCCGTCGTCGGCGGCCAGGAGGCGGTCGGGATTCTCGGGATCGGCCTCGACGCGGAAGCCCTTGGGGAAGAGCTTCTTGGGATAGATGAAGCGCTGGTCCAGCTCGGAGGCGTCGGCCTCGGGCACCTCGACCCATTCGGCCAGGAGGTCGCCCTTGAGCACGTTCTGCACGTAGTTCAGGTTGTAATGGTCCAGCCGTCCGTCCTCGCGCTCGCTGGGGGCGAGCTTGAGGTGGTTGAAGTCCGGGTCGAAATGGTGCTTCAGATAATAGGGCATGGCTCCCCGCTTCTGGATGTGGACCAACCTTTTCATAGCGTCGGTTTCGAGTCGGCGTCAATGAGAATGGCCCGCACTTGATTTCCCTGTGCAAATGGACGACAAGTAGGACACGGGGCATCTCAGAATGACACGCGCGAGCCATTTCCACCAGCCGCAGACGGGCGGCAACGGGAAAACGCCCTACGAGACGGTCTTCGTGGCGCGCCAGCCGGTGTTCGGCCGCGACCTCTCCACCTGGGGCTACGCCCTGCTCTACCGCGACGCGGGCGACGCGGACCGGGCCGTGTTCAGCGACGATTTCGACGCCACCCTGCGGGTGGTGGCCAACGCGCCCCTGTGCCCGGACACCTGCGCCCCGGACAAGCACGTGCTCATCCATTTCCCCGAGCGTTCGGTCATCGGCGGGGTGGCCCACGCCCTGCCGCCGGAGACCACGGTGGTCCTGGTGGCCGAGCTGGCCGACCCCGGGCCGGAGTACCTGGACTCCCTGCTGGGGCTCAAGCGCGACGGCTACACCCTGGCCCTGGACAACTACAGCGCCGACCCCGCGCGCGAGGCCCAGTACGCGCTGGCCGACATCTTCTGCGTGGACGTGCTGGGCCGCGAGGCGGGCGAACTCTCGGCCCTGGCCCGGGCCGCCGGCAAGTGGCCCGTCCGGCTGCTGGCCAAGCGGGTGGAGGACCAG
It contains:
- a CDS encoding transglutaminase-like domain-containing protein, giving the protein MFNEVSKRGLAPYLAGSEVVDLDHPEVAALARKLSGGGLAATAVRCFEFVRDEVSHTLDAGLDGPVTCRASEVLAARTGLCYAKSHLLAALLRADGIPAGLCYQRLRLGGPNGPLGLHGLNALLLPGAGWLRVDARGDKPGVDARFEPPGATLAFQPRLPGEADLAGVWPQPWESVTAFLRSIQRFSERRKAEAFPVFP
- a CDS encoding FapA family protein; the protein is MPYYLKHHFDPDFNHLKLAPSEREDGRLDHYNLNYVQNVLKGDLLAEWVEVPEADASELDQRFIYPKKLFPKGFRVEADPENPDRLLAADDGYVFYDAGLIRVKKLLNVRQDVDFSTGNVSFVSNMVVHGSVMPGFKVQAKNVLVRGNVDAGTVTALESIVCEGGVKGGGKGFLDAGKTVKLNWCERALVHAGLNVLIDAHCLHSRLYAGRRLHVRGRFMGGTAFCHDFVCVEGGLGGPGEVETQLVLGYNPRLLYKDRLVIYSLRALAERLRQYEMQAGRGKAAAEEYAPLMEDCRVRMRTYEDARKRIWERITAGERLDSCRVIAPGRVMPGVEISIGPAYLFVDQEYENVHFRYEDGEIIVGSPALA